CCTCCTTATTGTCTtttatcactttttaaaaaaatgtattattcttttaatttcTCGATTGCGAGCCTCTTTGATTGTCTGTGCACATGCGCACTAACAGaccaacaaacacaaaaaccgGCACACGAACcagattattttaattattattatttggatATTAGGAATTTTCGGCCAGGAATTCTGCATTCAATTTTCCTCCGACAAGCATAATAATGCAATATGTGAAGCGTATCTATATTAAAATAAGCTCATGTATTATGTAGTTTGTGGCCTTTGTTTCTTGCTTGTTGCACCTGATGTAGTCTTTAACCAGCTATGTTGTGTACTGTCCGTGAATAAGACTTGCGTTCtatattcattttgtattatattatgttttttttttttacatacgcGATCCGTTTCTTCATTGTGAGCTGGGCACACAATTCTCGGTCCAGCTCACAGACTCGAACCTCCACGGCATCTCAGAAGGTTCGAGAACCTGTAACTTTTCAGCAAGTTTATATCAAGGTCGATTTTAATGCGCGTGGCCATAATGAACTTTTGCTCGGAATAGACAACAAATGCTTAAAACCTCTtcaaatttaaataattgaataGCACTGAGTTTCCCACGATCTCCTAATCATCTAGAcgtatattaaaatgaattccGATTTTTTATGCAGTGAGCTGATATGTAAAAAAGACGGATAATTAATAACGCGCGTTCTGTCCATcgtttcatttatattttcttcttcataaaagttgCATTAATTGCGCTCTAATCTGGCGACGGTGAGAGAAATAAATATCGCGAACCTGTTCGACGCCGATGAAtaatttatgtgtttattaaaacGCGTCGTATTAGAATGAAGAAGAACAGGAGCTGCCCGCGGGCTGGACTCCTCTCCACTTTAATTAAATCCACGCCACTTTCCCCGCTTACGTTACATCATATTATATTCCATAACTCTACTATCtcaacaagcaaaaaaaataataataaagcgtTAATTCGCGAGGAATGTGCGCTTtcgtgctctctctctctctctctgtgtgtgtgtgtgtgtgtgtgtgtgtgtgtgtgtgtgtgtgtgagaccgcACTTATCCGCCCCAGTTTGTGAAAGTGGAATTTATTGGAAGGTGAGTTGGACCGCGCCACATCTGATTGTCGTGGACATGGTGCCAACGTCTCCGTGTCTGGGCCACGCAACTTCAGTCTCGACTTGGATTGCGATTATTTATTTACgaaaacacagacaaaatcAAAAGAATTTGTCAGCTCGtgtcacatttatatttattttaacctCGATAACGATAACGTGAAGACACAGAAATGAGCAAACACATTTTTTGCTCGTGttgtaattgttattatttttaataattgtttaataataatgattttaattattgttcttgttgttattAGTTGTGAACTCCGGGTGCGATGATAAATCTGTGTGCAACGCAAAAAGTTCACTCTAATGCAGAACTAAAAGTGCTGAATAATATTTCCGcgccatttattcattttcgGCCGCTGCATTGCGGAGAAACGCGCTTGGTTTGTTTTGACTGCGGCgccctgacctttgacccagagGGGCTGTTCCCACCAGACGCGTCAGCACGCGCGCTGCCGCGGGAAAAAAACCACGGGGAAACGTCGCCACACGTCGCCGGGGGTCGACGGGACCCCCACGGGCCCACGGCGGCTCGGCCACGGAGGACACGAGCATCCCCACTCACACCTGCGCGATAAAACCGACAACCCCAGCATGAAGGATAAGGGGGAGTTTCCATTCTTATCAATACTGTTGGTGTGAAAATATTCCCGCGTAAATATAACACTTTATCAATACAAAAATGCCGTATTCAATCAATACGAAAAAAACGCTGCAAAACCACGAACAAACGTGCGCGCATGTGCGTGTTTTACGTATAAACCGCGTCCTTGTAAAATTATTATCTGTCCACGGTAACTGTagatattataaatatgtgatTTCACATATTAAATgatcacataataataatagtcgTTTTAGTACGACATATCTTCCACATGCATTAGATTACAGTGAGTTCCAACAAACGtgccagggtgtgtgtgtgtgtgtgtgtgtgtgagtgtgtgtttctatcGCTGGAGACTGGGGTATTTAACAGAATTCAGGTTGAAAATGAGGTGGATGGAGTCAAAACTATTTCActtaaaaagaaagagaagtgaCGTTTTACGAACCCAGCACGCACATTTGGCACGTGACACAGAACCAGTTCACAAGCTGTAGAAGCGCCAGTCCACGCAGTTACCATGGCAGCACGCTGCCGTGGTCTTCAACGTGAAGCTCTACTCGCgctaataacaatattaataagaatattattAAGAATAATCCTGATCAGCATGTACAACCATGTGTGGCCTACTGCcgactgttttttattttatttggaaaaaaaacgtcGCCGTTTTCCAGTTTAGCTCAGTTTTTGTAAAACGACcgagtaaaaaatattttttaataaaacatttggaATAAAGTCTATAAAATTAGCTAAAACGTCTcacagtattatttttttatgattattttttatatgaacaATAAACTTGTTTTAATCCTGCGTGAATGTGAAATGCCACGCGAATTTCTGCAGTTAAATCGAAGAAACGAATTCGTGCcacattctacattttatttcagctgCAGCTTTTCTCTGGTCAACATTGGAAAATCTTTGGCTTGAAGCGTCGGTTCAGTGGCGCCGTTTTGTAGAAGTgtgataatattttttttttttttttgagagagaggGGGCGGGGACagatcacaaaaataaaaataaatgttctagTAAGAGACATTTACTAAAACTGTGAGCAACAACATCGGTAGTAGGGGGGtgggcccaaaaaaaaaaataaaatagataaaaatctCCAGCAAGAAGAGATCAATACAGACATATCCTTAcctgaaattaaatatatacaacATCGTATCGTTTGGTTATATATAAATCTGAATAACGTTCCTATTTTATATACTCGCGTTCATATATCGTACGACAGACAgaaaatctttcttttttttgttgatttttgttttaattattattaaatagcGTCTGTCCGaaatccacttttttttttttttttttttttttttttttttttagaaatccTGCGGGGTTATGTGGGTGGTATGGGTGCCGGGTGCCGCGTGGGGTGGGGCGGGCTCTCACTCGctgtcctccttctcctcctgcacGGTGGTGGTGGAATGGTTGTACAGTCCCTGCGCCATCAGCTGCAGCGCCAGGCCGTTCTTGTAGCCCGTGGCCTTCTTGATCTTCGCCCGCttgttctggaaccagatcttgatCTGCGACTCGTTCAGGCTCAGTTCCTGCGCCAGCGCCTGCCGCCGCTGCTCGGTGATGTAGCGGTTGGCCTGGAACTCGGCCTTCAGTCTCTGCAGCTGCTCGGCGGTGAAGGCGGTGCGCGGCCGCTTGTCCTCCTTctcgctcttcttcttcttcagtttCCGTGTCCTTGGGCCTAGTGTAGAAACAACAATGAGACGAAGACGTGAATACGAGCGAAATTCACATGTAAACCCCGATCTGCACATTATAAGATCATATTAATAACGTGTTCATGCGTGTTTCCTTTCACGTGGTTGTGATTTCTTACGAAAGTAAGGATTTCACACGCGgccttcatcttcatcaccatcaccGGACTTTCAGCCAAAACTTCACACGTTTCTGGTCTACAGCTCGTTCACGAACGAAGCGCATGCGCACGGTATTAccgataataataatacaaataataactaGAACAATAACGCGGAGATCCACAGAGAGGAAGGCCCAAAGACAACTGTAGTAATATGAACAGAAAATATAATGCATCGctttaaataacaataataataataataatcacactTCACCTCCATCCAACACAACAAATCCGAGAACTGATAACTCCATCACTCAATCAATAAGAAGCGTCAATCAATACGCGTTCCGCGCCGACAGCAGACAAATAAACCCGCGACGagatttaataataattccacttcctgtttgggtGGAATCTGGTCGGTGGCTGTTTAATTCCGGGCTACGAATAGAAGCGAATTCGGTCCTGCGTTGTCGGTTTATTCACCAGTAATATTTCATCTATCGGTTTATTTAACAGTATTTAATCTGTGAGAATTACGCGAGTGGGCCCGCCGATCGTCGTCGTTCGTCCCGCGTGGACCGCAGTTTATTCACCCCCTCTCTTTAATCTGTGAGAATTAAGCGCGTGGGCCCGGCGATCGTAGGCCGTCCCGCGTGGATCGCATCTTATTCACCAGTAATATTTCATCTGTGAGAATTGCACGCGTGGGCCCGGCGAGTCTATCGGTTTATTTAACAGTATTTAATCTGTTAGAATTACGCGCGGGGGCCCGGCGATCGTAGTCCGTCCCGCGTGGACAGCATCTTATTCACCAGTAATATTTCATCTGTGAGAATTACACTCGTGGGCCCGGCGAGTCTATCGGTTTATTTAACAGTATTTAATCTGTGATAATTACGCGCGTGGGGCCGGCGATCGTCGTCCTTCGTCCCGCGTGGACCGCAGTTTATTCACCACCTATCTTTAATTTGTGATAATTACGCGCGTGGGGCCGGCGATCGTAGTCCGTCCCACGTGGACCACATCTTATTCACCAGTAATATTTCATATGTGAGAATTACACGCGTGGGCCCGGCGAGTCTATCGGTTTATTTAACAGTATTTAATCTCTGAGAATTACTCGTGGGCCCGGCGACCGTTGTCGTTCCTCCCGCGTGGACCGCGCTTCATTCACCACCTATCTTTAATCCGCGAGAATTACGCACGGTCCCGCGTGGGCGGTTGAAGAACTGTGCCTTACCAGATGAGGGCCTGTCCGAGTAGCGCGTGCAGTACACCCACGCGGGCCACAGCAGCGGCTGCGACTCCTTGGACGCGCTCGAGCCGCCGTGGGCCGCGCTCACCACCATCAGGGAGGGCGCGCCGTCTCCGTCGCCGTATCTggccgccccgccccccccgccgCCCTCGGCCGGCTTGGCCGCAGTCTGCTTGGAGGACGGGGGGGACGCCGAGGAcggcgacgacgacgacgacggcGACGAGGAGGACGACGTGCTGTCACTGCTGCACGTGGAGTCGCGGCTCGCGCGCTCCCGGGCCGCGGCGGGCGCGCGCTCGCGGCTCCGGCAGCCGAAGTCGGGCCGCAGGATGTTGTCGATGAAGAAGTTGGTGTTCCGGTGGAGCTGCTGCGCCGCCTGGTGCGCCAGGATGGGCGGGGAGGGCAGGTTGGACACGCCGTCCCCCTCCGTCGAGTCCCGGCTGCTCTGGTCCTTTTGTTCCTCCATGACTCGCTCGGGGGACAGGGGGACAGGGCGACGCGTGTGCCACTTGTTGCGCGTGTCGCGTATCCAGTGTCGCCGCCGCTGTCGGGATTCGGGGCTGCGTGGGCGTCGCGTGGAATGCCTGAAGTGGCTTCTGTGCGGGGTCGCGGCGGCGCCGGGGCGCGTGCGGCGCGTGCGGCGCGGTCAGAACGCGCCGGTTACGCGCAGCCGACAGCACATcgcgtcccgtcccgtcccgtcccggcCTGCCTCTGGCGCAGCAATGTCGGCTCGGGCGCCCCAAACTCCCCCTAAAAAACTCGCTTTGCCCCCACTAGCTCGCACCAACCGGAAGCACGTGAGCGCGCGCACACGCGTGCGGCGGACCAATCGGGTGCGGAGGATCCACGTGACGCGGGGAGGCCGCGTCCAATCGCATCTCGACGATCCgtggtaaataaataataaagccGTTTCTTCACCCCCGAAAGACAGACAAGCAGTCGGCGTCCACGCGAACCGATATTACAAACCGATAATCCGCCAATTAAAAACGATATTCCGACCAGATTATATAATCAATAAACGTGAATGTTTTTAATATCCatgtgttcattattataattaatatacACAGAAgcaatatatatgtgtgtgtgtgtgtgtgtgtgtgtgtgtatacacgtGGCAATCGTAATAATCTTATGAATCGTAATCAATTTGGAGAATATTAATGAgttccataataaaaaaatattataatagtaatattatTGTCATGGTTTGTCACCCCGTGTTGTTGGGCCTGTGCGCCATGACGCGTTATGAACGGGATGTCGCCAGTAATGTCGCGTCCCCAGATGCGCGTGTCACCGCGACAGCACGTGCTCTGGCCATAATGACACACTTTTATAATAATCTGGATTATTTGGCCCGTAATTACCGTGTTAAATTATAACGGCGTGGATATTCGTGttggaagagagagggagagaaggagagaaagagggaatatgtggaggggggaggagggGCACATTTAATTACGCGTTTCcatgtaattattatatttataaaaatgtccaaTCCGCGTTGCAGGCCCGAGCGTCGTCCTGGTGGCGCAATGAAGCCCGCGGGACAGAGACTtattcttcctcttcctcctcttcttcttcc
This genomic stretch from Denticeps clupeoides chromosome 5, fDenClu1.1, whole genome shotgun sequence harbors:
- the LOC114790740 gene encoding homeobox protein engrailed-1-B-like isoform X1, with protein sequence MEEQKDQSSRDSTEGDGVSNLPSPPILAHQAAQQLHRNTNFFIDNILRPDFGCRSRERAPAAARERASRDSTCSSDSTSSSSSPSSSSSPSSASPPSSKQTAAKPAEGGGGGGAARYGDGDGAPSLMVVSAAHGGSSASKESQPLLWPAWVYCTRYSDRPSSVSTLGPRTRKLKKKKSEKEDKRPRTAFTAEQLQRLKAEFQANRYITEQRRQALAQELSLNESQIKIWFQNKRAKIKKATGYKNGLALQLMAQGLYNHSTTTVQEEKEDSE
- the LOC114790740 gene encoding homeobox protein engrailed-1-B-like isoform X2; its protein translation is MEEQKDQSSRDSTEGDGVSNLPSPPILAHQAAQQLHRNTNFFIDNILRPDFGCRSRERAPAAARERASRDSTCSSDSTSSSSSPSSSSSPSSASPPSSKQTAAKPAEGGGGGGAARYGDGDGAPSLMVVSAAHGGSSASKESQPLLWPAWVYCTRYSDRPSSGPRTRKLKKKKSEKEDKRPRTAFTAEQLQRLKAEFQANRYITEQRRQALAQELSLNESQIKIWFQNKRAKIKKATGYKNGLALQLMAQGLYNHSTTTVQEEKEDSE